Proteins encoded within one genomic window of Candidatus Poribacteria bacterium:
- a CDS encoding polymer-forming cytoskeletal protein gives MKETGFIFLLFSFGAMSIFGQFPNNKAHVSDLLQQSNFEQKKSASGDLIAQDGTGQETTPPNLTEEEDSEHAEQPMSVSEDTADESTRQAEAVDTEKIQRIFKVVNDYQLAAEETLTTLVVIAGNVALQGRITGNVLIIGGDIEITPASQVNGTLHVIGGHVTGNIESVANLEVNNDWQMVPAAVHLVMNPHIFWGISKHTNFRLTFVKFGLFLLMYLLTAALFPKPINAVSELFGRRPIGSIIFGILILGIIPLLLAALTLSIVGVPFMLLVLSFLIPLSICGKAAIFLTLGGTLFSGRWRPLAVIFSYTLYFMATALPYIDWMTFLIVNAISIGLCLLKIMSMMRPETPHKSTYPLPGSGQGTLSERV, from the coding sequence ATGAAGGAAACAGGATTTATCTTTTTACTTTTTAGCTTTGGTGCGATGTCTATATTTGGACAGTTCCCAAATAATAAAGCACACGTTTCAGACCTGCTGCAACAATCGAATTTTGAACAGAAAAAGTCTGCCAGCGGTGATCTTATCGCGCAAGATGGAACGGGACAAGAAACAACACCCCCAAATCTAACAGAAGAAGAGGACTCAGAACATGCTGAACAACCGATGTCAGTGTCAGAAGATACTGCCGACGAATCTACAAGGCAAGCCGAAGCAGTTGACACGGAAAAGATCCAGCGAATATTTAAGGTTGTCAACGATTACCAATTGGCAGCGGAGGAGACATTAACAACACTCGTCGTAATTGCCGGAAATGTTGCATTACAAGGACGTATTACCGGTAATGTGTTGATAATCGGTGGAGATATTGAAATCACACCAGCCTCACAAGTGAATGGAACGCTCCACGTTATCGGCGGACACGTCACGGGAAACATAGAAAGCGTGGCGAACCTTGAAGTAAACAATGACTGGCAGATGGTCCCTGCTGCGGTACACCTCGTGATGAATCCGCATATTTTTTGGGGGATCAGTAAACACACAAATTTCCGATTGACATTCGTCAAGTTTGGTCTCTTCCTCCTGATGTATCTGCTAACAGCAGCTTTATTCCCAAAACCGATAAACGCCGTAAGTGAACTATTTGGACGGCGACCTATCGGCAGTATAATATTTGGCATCCTGATATTAGGCATAATACCGCTCCTCCTCGCCGCGCTAACACTTTCAATCGTCGGCGTGCCGTTCATGCTGTTAGTCCTTTCGTTTCTGATTCCACTGTCAATTTGTGGTAAGGCGGCGATTTTCCTTACACTCGGCGGCACTCTCTTTTCAGGGCGATGGAGACCGCTTGCCGTGATTTTTAGCTACACCCTCTATTTCATGGCTACAGCCTTGCCTTATATTGACTGGATGACGTTCCTGATTGTTAACGCTATCAGCATCGGACTCTGTCTACTGAAGATTATGAGTATGATGCGACCAGAAACGCCACACAAAAGCACTTATCCGCTCCCTGGTAGTGGGCAAGGGACCCTGTCAGAAAGAGTATAA
- a CDS encoding LamG domain-containing protein — translation MNFSVISAGKFWLVSLVFVCFSFFFAGVLFVSSTFAEIDPDTVVGVWLFDEGKGNVATDASENGLDGEFEGKPKWVEGKFGMALEFDGKSAYVQIPAHENPTEAITVSAWAKSAGDVWNQPGWIVEKRNAYIIHPNSGTKNIAWPVCNGGCWNKPGGWNDGNVGTDDITEWHMYTTTYNSKTGEWYIYIDAEEASALDLAKNPIDLDTGPANIGFDDCCGGARFGAGAVDEVLILSVALEQEDIEKLYKNGLYAEVLAVEPADKMTTTWADVKVKY, via the coding sequence ATGAATTTCAGCGTTATTTCTGCTGGCAAGTTTTGGCTTGTGAGCTTAGTTTTTGTATGTTTCAGTTTCTTTTTTGCTGGTGTGTTGTTTGTCTCCAGCACCTTTGCCGAGATTGACCCGGATACCGTTGTCGGGGTGTGGCTTTTTGATGAAGGCAAAGGGAATGTCGCAACCGATGCTTCAGAAAACGGTTTAGATGGCGAATTTGAAGGCAAACCTAAATGGGTTGAGGGTAAGTTTGGGATGGCACTTGAATTCGATGGTAAATCCGCTTACGTTCAGATTCCAGCGCATGAAAATCCAACTGAAGCAATAACGGTCTCAGCGTGGGCGAAAAGCGCGGGGGACGTTTGGAACCAACCTGGTTGGATAGTTGAAAAACGGAACGCCTATATTATCCATCCGAACAGCGGAACAAAAAATATCGCGTGGCCGGTTTGCAATGGCGGCTGTTGGAATAAACCCGGCGGTTGGAATGACGGTAATGTTGGCACCGATGATATTACCGAATGGCATATGTACACCACCACTTATAATAGCAAGACCGGTGAGTGGTACATCTATATTGATGCCGAAGAAGCGAGCGCATTGGATTTGGCTAAAAATCCGATTGATCTTGATACTGGTCCCGCTAATATTGGATTTGATGACTGCTGCGGGGGCGCACGCTTTGGCGCAGGTGCTGTTGACGAAGTCTTAATTCTCAGTGTCGCTTTGGAACAGGAGGACATTGAAAAACTGTATAAAAACGGACTTTATGCTGAAGTCTTGGCGGTTGAACCAGCTGATAAAATGACAACCACCTGGGCGGATGTGAAAGTCAAGTATTAG
- a CDS encoding tetratricopeptide repeat protein, with protein MAFSYDEEDGYDEEDSFDETDDFDETDDFDDESQEAFLDEEDDDSDDLESPDTALSQAFREATGTEEEEEDDDDELEDSAAEEADDDEQDQQADSAAEEADDRDTEAYEQRLAEAIDALPDEEDLEVELPPLELPSLEIEPFRPQEQSNYAYADAVTAYYEEKDYQRAIEKFSEAIENEAQDTEETDSNEIVAKAMYWQAEAYVKIQDIPQAIGTFESLVQNCQGHYLVLAAQRRADELNTKDA; from the coding sequence ATGGCTTTTAGTTATGACGAAGAAGATGGCTATGACGAAGAAGATAGTTTTGATGAAACAGATGATTTCGATGAAACAGACGATTTTGATGATGAGTCACAAGAGGCATTTCTGGATGAAGAGGATGACGATTCCGATGATTTAGAAAGTCCTGATACCGCACTCTCTCAGGCTTTTCGTGAAGCAACAGGAACAGAAGAGGAAGAAGAGGACGACGACGATGAGCTGGAGGATAGTGCGGCAGAAGAAGCGGATGACGATGAACAAGATCAACAGGCGGACAGTGCGGCAGAAGAAGCGGATGACCGTGATACTGAGGCATACGAACAACGGCTTGCAGAAGCAATAGACGCGTTGCCGGACGAAGAAGATTTAGAGGTCGAGTTACCCCCGCTGGAGCTGCCTTCGTTGGAAATTGAACCTTTCCGACCTCAAGAGCAAAGCAACTACGCTTATGCAGACGCTGTAACAGCCTACTATGAGGAGAAAGATTATCAACGGGCAATCGAAAAATTTAGCGAGGCTATAGAAAACGAGGCCCAAGATACAGAAGAGACCGATTCCAATGAAATCGTAGCGAAAGCCATGTACTGGCAAGCGGAGGCGTATGTCAAGATACAGGACATTCCGCAAGCCATTGGGACTTTTGAGAGCCTCGTCCAGAATTGTCAAGGACATTACCTTGTCTTAGCCGCACAGCGGAGAGCAGATGAGTTGAACACGAAAGATGCTTAA
- a CDS encoding LamG domain-containing protein produces MNFSSFFFGRLALLSVVLTGLFAISILINSTASAEIDPDTIVGMWLFDAGKGNVATDETGNGLDGEFEGKPKWVDGQFGKGLELDGAGAHIVIPAHENPTKAITVSIWAKSHTDTWNQHGFLFEKRNAYIIHPNAGTKNVSWPICNGGCWNKPGGWRDGEIGPKDITQWHMYTTTYDSKTGEWYIYIDGKEESSLDLTKNPIDLDTGPVYIGNDTCCAGRFGDVTIDEAVIFDVALEQRDIESMLDGMHSALGVDPADKMTTTWAEVKVKY; encoded by the coding sequence ATGAATTTCAGCTCTTTTTTCTTTGGAAGACTTGCGCTTTTGAGTGTCGTGCTTACAGGTCTCTTTGCCATTAGTATTCTGATCAATTCCACCGCTTCAGCCGAGATTGACCCTGATACTATTGTCGGGATGTGGCTTTTTGATGCGGGTAAAGGAAATGTCGCAACCGATGAGACCGGAAATGGACTGGATGGTGAATTTGAAGGTAAGCCGAAATGGGTTGATGGTCAATTTGGGAAGGGACTTGAACTTGATGGTGCTGGCGCACATATTGTTATTCCAGCCCATGAGAATCCAACAAAAGCGATCACCGTCTCTATTTGGGCGAAAAGTCATACAGATACCTGGAACCAGCACGGCTTCCTTTTTGAAAAACGGAACGCCTATATCATCCATCCGAACGCAGGCACAAAAAATGTTTCCTGGCCCATTTGCAACGGGGGCTGTTGGAATAAGCCCGGGGGCTGGCGCGATGGGGAAATCGGTCCCAAAGATATTACCCAGTGGCACATGTACACGACTACTTATGATAGCAAGACCGGTGAGTGGTACATCTATATTGATGGAAAAGAAGAGAGCTCACTGGATCTGACTAAAAATCCGATTGATTTGGATACCGGTCCGGTCTACATCGGTAATGATACTTGTTGTGCTGGACGATTCGGCGACGTTACTATTGATGAGGCTGTAATCTTTGATGTCGCTTTGGAGCAAAGGGACATTGAGTCGATGTTAGACGGTATGCATTCAGCCTTAGGGGTTGATCCTGCTGACAAGATGACAACCACTTGGGCAGAGGTGAAGGTCAAGTATTAG